From the genome of Anopheles funestus chromosome 2RL, idAnoFuneDA-416_04, whole genome shotgun sequence:
TCAACCGCGCTGGTGCATGGTTCAGTTGTGCTGCTTACATGACACGTGTTTCTAAAACTATTAAACATTACTACTAGTAATTCAGGCAAAGGCAGGTTGAAATAAACACAACGCTTCACAGGCTAAGAAGTCAACTAAATTGACGCACGATGCGCAATGAtaacttcttttcttttaatttcctattttttcgttttttaaagCACGTTTTAGCAACGGTTTGTGGCTTTAGCTCAAAAGCTCCTcaatgtttggttttcttttcttcaaccCATTGCAATTACAATCCCCGTTTCGTGATGATCTAATCGCACTCGTTTGCGAACCAGTAACCAgtgattataaaacaaaaaaaaaccctgctgCACTGCTTTCGCCAAAAAGTAGGGTTAGTTCCTTGTAATTGCAAGTCTTGCAAGAAgagctttttcttcttgatttTGCGACATTTGTACGCTaaacgtgtgtgttttgtttcttccctgTAGCTATCATATGTTtatctctctgtttctctttttctttctccctctctctctctctctttttctatcacttctttgtttccatttgttgTGGACCGTCATACATCAGACCGCTACCGTTATAGTAATACTGTACCATCGATCGTAGTTAGGTTCTTCACCTATCCCATCAGCTCGTACTATTCGTACCGTATCTACTAAGCACATACGAACGAACCTTACGCGAGGGTTACTAAGCGACGAAATGCACGTGTCGAACGAACGAAGTAGTGCagcgtgtttgtttgctgacgAGTGTTTCGAATTTTCGAGGTCCCCTTTTACGGAATACGGATAAATGcacatttgtttgatttgctttgtttttctacTCCTTAGTAAACACGAAAATTAAGAAATATCTCCAAAAGTACTATCTGAACCATGCGTACAAGGTACCGGATGAGTTTAAGGAGTTCATTCATGAGTACCCTTAAGCTAGATCCTTTCACCAACTACCTTCCCATCTATACCAGTATCACTAGGCGTATcggtaaagaagaaaatagaaattcttcccctttttgtgTCTAAACTTGTACTGATTTTatcggtttttgttgttaaatgtttcaatgtACTCCCCATATTTGTTTCCTAAATCATCTCTGTAAGTTACTAAATGTGTGATCTATTTAATCACTAGAAGTTGTGATTTGGAAATCATCTTTTTGTATACACATGCTCGCCAACATGGCGCCCCAAATAAAACTGAACAATACAAAGCAATCACGTGACATGATGAATTAATTTACACAAACAACAGTACCACAAATGTGAAGCAAAACTTAAACCTCAACTCTATTTCTAATGCACACCACGCCCACGGGAAAATGTCCTGCAAACATCCTTCCAACGTACGACCTCCATCTGACCGTCTGACCACACCACACTAACAACACCACCAACAGTACTTGCGAGAGTCCAACGTAAGCTCCACAAACGGGTCCAGAGATCGATGATGAGAGCCGCCAAAGAGGCACTAGAGGATTACAAGTAAATGCAGGTTCCACGTTGTATAGCGAGAGTTTCCATTCACCGGGCATTATGGTTCATCGCGCGttcattcaaaaaaaacctgaagaCCTCAAAACAGGCTGATGCTGATAAGTTTTTGTATTACTTTCTATTTCTTTACTAATTTAaacatgcacacacgcacacacacaatgtaCTACAAATGGTGCTGGACGGGTGAATAGTTATAGCAAGCTACCGAAGAAAGCTTCTGATCTCGACGCTCATAAGAAACGCAAAGCGTACGCTGATGCTCTATCAGAACCGGAACAAACGACGACGGTGACAGAATCTAATGACACCTCCCCCCTGCGATCACTAATGATGGCATAAACACGGACACTATGTAGGAAGATGTTTTGATGTTTAGTACACCAGatcagtagtagtagtgttgATGTGTTTCCTAGTCGAATTCATTATCCAAAGCTATAGTTAAAGCTCACATAAGTAACACAACCTCAAGTAACCAATTACCTCTTTAAAACACTCCCGTATGTCAGTCATGTTGTTCCGGGTTTCCTTTTGTTATGTCGTTTAAGTTCTTCGTTGTGTTCTATTTGTCATCGTATTTTACCGTTCTAATGTGATcctattatttctttttttcttttttttccctaaaAACACAtgcgtgtatttgtgtgtttgtttttatttctctttgaattgctgttgttcttttttagtaaaaattaAGAACAATCTCTACCGTCAGCAGCTCTATCCTGCACACACCCGTACCTACCACAATATGCTCAATCCAAACCAGCGCAAAATGTATAATGGCAAATTCGTTTGGCTTAACTATCGCAGCATCTGACGCGTATTTCGTAAGTAGGTTCCAGCGCACCCGGCTGTACCGTGGCGCGGTTGTGATTAATTTAGAATGTTTGTGCACACTTCACCACCTTCACCAGTGTTTGGCTAAATGTTtcaagtggttttttttcttcctacagTCGGAGTATTTCCGATGTGGTTGTATTtgtgggaaaatgaaaatgctgTTGAATTAAACCACGTCATGGACCATTTGGTGTACACCTGTCGCGTGATGCCACCATCTTAGCCGTGGGTGTTTTCttccccacccaaaaaaaaactcacattaGTGGTTGGTGTATATGAGTAATATTTTGcgcaaataaaaccattctCGTTTCAACCTCTCGGCCACCATAACTCATCAGTCATCGGTCTTTTGGCTAGCGTTGTGATGATCGTCGTACTTTAACGGAATCCTTCGCCATTACATCAACAAACTATTTCTACCACAGCTCAGATACACACTGCGTCAACACTTCACGGTGTATTTACGTGTCAcccatttataaaaaaaatcccccgatACTAACAACACACCCGAAAATCGATCCAAACTCATTTCACTATTTCTGGTGTGTTTATCGCATCCACAAACTTCTTATGTGGGGAAAAGCTGTTTCAAAGAAGATCCTCGATCGTACGTGCTACTTAAGGATAATGAAACTTATTGTTGATCCTactgattgtgttttttttccatttatttttccctcaatttctttttctcttttttttacctttcacCAATTACACTTCTCTCATCGCGCTCGAATGTGGGTGGCTGGGCCTTTTAATGCGCGCACAAACATTGCACTTGCAAATCCAGTTAAGGCAACGGAAACTAAAACCGAAACACACAAATCGAAGCTCGGTGACAAGAAGGGCATCTATAGCAGTGATGTTAATCTAGCCGCTTAAGTGTAACGCGTAGTaacggcaaaacaaaatccttccATGCTCCTTCCCCGACGAGGGTAGCCATGTTGGATGTAActcttccgtttgtttttttttgagtttgttATCTTGCAATTATCGAAACATCTTCTTAATCAAAACGCCAATAGCGTACTCTTCTAATTGATCGTAGTTTTATCCAAAAGCATCTCAAAAGCTGAGTAGTTTCTTGCTTGCTCTTTTACccgaagttttgttttgtttcagtgctaggttttttgtatggcaaaatttaacaaactaATTTCGTTTAACTTTCGAACCGTAGCTTTTGTTGAGCATCCAACTATTTCGTACGAGCGGAAATGTGAGCGTCCTTATAATTAATATTGAAGAAAAGCAGGATAGAACTCAGAAAAGGACTCAGGTGATTCAAATCTGTATCCCTTCAGGGTGCTGTTTGAACCCACAGGAATCTCATCGTTGAATTCTTTAAGTTGTACTTTTAATTTCCTTACATCCATGTCCATTGCCGAGAGTGAAatagggagaaagagagaaagtaTATATTTACAGATGAATCATTATATTTACAGTTTACTACAGCAGAGAGCACATCAGAGATTTATTTACTGGATGTAATTCCACTTGTTTTCCTGCGTTAAAGCAAGAGAGGGAAACCAACAGATGAATTCACTTATTTACTTTCCGTTCGTTAGCATACAGCAATGCAATGGAGCATTAAGTTCTCGTACGTTAGCATTGTAAAACCAGATCGCCTCACTTTTTCAActgtgaagaagaagatacaCGATATACTGTGAACAAACAACCTTTTGTAGCTATGCATTTTATTGATCCTGTCCCTTTTGGGTGGGCGTTGACCCGTCAGCGTGTATCGTGGCAACAGTATTCCGAAAATTCTGGACAATTTTTCTGCTCCCCGTAGGAAATCCGGTTCGATCGTTCTTCTTGCAGGCGTGAGTTTTGTCCTTCTGTTTTCTGCTATCTTTctacaaaacaatcaaaacttCTTCttatatttctatttctttctaTCTCTATCTTTTTATTGTAGTTGTGCGGTGTTGTAGTGTCTTCTAAAATCTTCTAAAATTCTGAGTGTAAATATGGTAGCCGTTGTTGTATCTACTATAGTATCTACTTCTACTTAGCTCTACACACTATCTCCACTCTGCAGCTCCATTCTTTtttgccatgtttttttttgtttattcaaacTTATCGGTTTCGGTGATGAGTAAAGCTCGAAGTGAGCgaaagtaaaacgaaaaaaaacactatgaACAATGtaaaacacgcacacgcacaccgtTCTGGAAACGAATTTCTTGCTATTTTTACACAACATTTACCACACTGTTCTGCTGTTGTCTGGCGGATGTTTTACCGTCTGAACGAAACCAAAacggaccaaaaaaacacacccatacACCTTTTCTTTCACATCTTTCACTCATACTCTCtattaataaaacatcaaTCGACAATACATTACGGCTGCGAACCGTGCGTCTACGCGAGTGTATCTTCCCATATAAGAGCCACCCGCAGAATGTGATCTCCCCAAAAGTCCCCGAATTTGTTCTAACAGCTAATCAAAGTAAGTAGACCATGGCGTTCCTACACATTGGTTGGTTGAAAGAGTTCATATGATGCTGAATTGTACGACTAACATTCGCATGCTGCTTGTGGATGCATTGGAAATGGTTTGACATACCTAACGCATACCCATGTATACCCCCGGAACATGGCTGTATAGGGTGGGTTGGGTCCATAACGGCTGCCACGAGCTAACTTGCACATACCACAGATTACCTACTACCGGTGTAAAATGAACTACTTTGTATAAGGTTTTGCATGGTAGCTCCTCTTTTTATGCTTTGTACTGTATTTCATTGTGTCCTTTCGTCCTTCATCGCCTTACTTTTATCTGTTccgcaaacatacacacacaaaacacacacacgcacgtggGAGAAAACAATCGAACGAACAATTTGATCATCAATCGACGGTTGCGACCGTTCGTTTGATCTTCAAACtgtttgcaattgttttcactgtttgtgTCCCGGAATGATATCGTCTGATCGCTTCGCCGCTTttgctgaataaaaaaaactgaacgaAAGTAAACCAACTATCCACTATTACATATGGCGCTCATCGTAGTATCGCTTGTAGAACCGACTCCCTGATTGTAGATATCTCTTCTTCTCTCGTCCATCCGtttcccaaaaacacaaccaaccaacaaaccTGTCCTGCCCGCGAAACATGCAACCACCACCAATTTCCCGTAACCGCCTCGTACCAAAAACCATCTACTTGATGCCCGTTCCTGGAAACCTCGATCGCTATGCCTACGGCCTCCCATTTCCCGCACTGGGGACGTTTGAAACTCTACAGTAGGAAAATTAAATCCAgttcgtccgacgcgcaagtTCAACAACCCGAAGCTGTACGACGATCCGACCGATTCGAAGCTGAAGGATAAGCAGGAGAAGATCGAACGCGTTGCTGAGCTGAACAAGGTACGCTACGAACCGGTCAACCTCGAGAAGGAGCGCCTGAAGCTGCTGGACGAGGCCAAGAAGAAGGAGGAAGCGTAAGTGTCTACTTTAAATCCGTTCTTCGTGTGTTTTGGCAGTAATACCATTGGTTTGTTCCCTTTACCCTTTACATTAGTGCTGCTGAACGCGAGAAGATTCGCCAGGAGGAGCAGGCACGCAAGGAGGAGGAAGCACGCCTGGCCGCCGAAGAAGCGGAACGCCGTCGCATCGAGGAGGAACGTCTGGCCGAGGAAGCTCGCCTCGCCGAGGAAGCCCGACTGGCTGAGGAAGCCCGACTGGCCGAGGAAGCACGTATTGCCGAGGAGGAGCGTCTGGTCGAGGAAGCCAAGAAGGTACGGGGATCGGAGTAAGGATGCGATCAGTTCGGTGCGTTTAACTTTGACCATCTTTTCATTTCCTCGCAGGctgaagagaagaagaagaaggctgccgagaagaagaagaaggaagaggaggacaagaagaagaaggacgccgaggagaagaaacgaaaggaggaggaagagaagAAGCGcaaggaggaggaagagaagaagcgtaaggaggaggaggagcgCAAGCGCAAGGAAGCGGAAGAGGCGGCTCGTAAGGCGGCCGAGGAGGAAGCCGCCCGTAAGGCGGCCGAAGAGGAAGCCGCACGTAAGGCTGCTGAGGAGGAGGAGGCCCGTAAGGTGGCTGAGGAGGAGGCACGCAAGGCGGCGGAAGAGGAACAGAGCCGCATTACCGAGGCACAGAAGGTGCGCGAGGATGAGCTGGCGAGGCTGAACGAGCTGGAGAAGCAAGCGATCGAGGAGAACAACGAGGAGCTGGCCAAGGAGATTGCCGAGCTGAAGGCGATCGCACAGTCGGACGAGGAACTGCTGAAGCGCCAGGCGGCCAAGCTGGAGGAGACGGGTGCACCGGCCGAAGGTGAGGCGGCACCAGCCGAGGAAGGTGCACCGGCCGAAGCAGAAGCGGCACCAGCAGAAGAGGCACCAGCCGTCGAGGCTGCCACCACCGAGGAGAGCAAGACTGAGGAGAGTCCTGCTGCCGCCGAGTGAACGGACACACGCGCAAGTCCGATCGCTGTAACCACTAGAACTAAGGACTAGGGCTTACTCTCTTCCGATTTTATTCTTAGGGTACTTAGCTAGCACTTTAGCAGCACACCAAATTCGATCAACGATTTGAGGCCAAACGCGCTATTTTCCTAATGTTTCACAACCAATTCAAAAGCTGCCTGGTGTACAAAGCAAATCCAGACAATAGAACACACCGGCGCTGTAGGAAAACCTAGATTCGAACGAAACaagcaaatttttacttttagtCCACAACGAACTTCCCCCAAAAACTTGCCATTGCAACGTTGATCCTGCCCCATCCTAGATCGAGCTTTTGTAGTAATAGAGACCGAGCACGCTACTGGCTGCGTACTGCATTTTCGACAACTGTAACCTGTAAACCGCTTAGCAAAGAGCACGCTACTGCCATCCTAGTTGCCTATTAGGTAAGACACACCCGTTGCTTATCATGTAGCCGTGGTACGgtagggaaaaaaaacggagaacaCACGATCCTTGCACCGAaatcaaaaaacaagaaaaaaacggcaaatgaAATAGGAGCAAAGCAACGACGATGTAAACCGATCCGATCCGATTCGATTGATATAGCGTACCGCATCAAGTCTATATTGGGTAGAATTCGGATGCAAATTCGGAACACGTGCTTCTACTACATCGCAACCGTTTGGACCGGTGGACCGTTCACCGTTTGCCGTTTCTCCGATACTCGTACGCATTGTTaagcaaaaaaggttttttgcattttcttatCCCCTTACTTCGACATCAGCCAACCGAACGCACACGACACGCGGTCTTTAATTGTgtaatgtttttgattttatttgatcACTTACCTTTACTGCTCATGGAGAAGATAAGATggccactctctctctctctctgcgcAAAGTACTGCCCATTTCGTTTAGTTTCTATTCATTTATTGCATTTCTTGTTTGATGCTTAAGCTTACTCAAAGTAGTTTAATACCTAAGAGAGCGTGTTTCCGTTGCGTTAGATTCAGTTTAATTGTTTCGTCTTTTCTTTACGTTATTTCATActtgtttttgttggttgttaaGTTTACCGTGTTCGATTACGATCGATAAGACAGTAAATAAAGGTGTAAATaagattagaaaaaaaaacacaacaaatcgaACGAAAACGTCTTGCACTTCACTTATTTTACAATTGTTTCAGATAGTTTGCTACCTATCTACTCACCGGTAATGTTTGCCGGCCTTGTAGACTGATTGTGTGGGTTCATTTTACGGGGATTAATACAAGTACCAGCGCTATCACATTATCTAAGTTCAACCGCTGCGTCCGTACGTGCAATCGAATGCACATATAGCAAGAGTTTTCCGCTTCATGTCCCAACAATCAATCAGTATCAATCAAACTCGCCGTAAGCGAACATCAGAATGATCTTCACAAGAATGATCAGCACGTTGCTGTTTGCTAGTGGTCTGTTCCTGCCCCTCACATACGGGTTGGAGTGCTACAGTTGCAGTACCGACAACAGTGATCTTGACTGTGACAATCTCGCGACACTGGAGAAGGTTACCTGTAAACCGTTCAGCGCAACCAACCATCCAGTACAACCGGTGTGCGGCTACAAACGACTCATCCCAAGCTCGAACGGATCACCGGAACGAATCTGGAGAGGATGTGCCGTTAGTGGCGAATGTGCACTACTGTCGCGCCAGGGAAATGAAGCATTTAATTCCGTCTTCCGGATGTCCGCTTGCGAAGAATGCGAACAGGAGGATTGTAATGCACCAAAGAATCATGGAACGATCGTACGCCATGGATATCTCACTTGGTACACTGTGTCTACGCTTGTTGTTATTAACGTAGTCCTATTAAAAATGGGATTGACTTtggataaataaaatgaagtttAAGGCGCATGTCTTTTAAATATCTTCCGGACCAACGTCCGATAGAATGGGCGAGATGTTGGATGGTACTTTCGGTTCCATCGGAAACCCTTGGCTTTCAAAATCGCTCAACGAAAGATGCCTTACTTGGGCGAGCTTTTCTTCTAGCAAATCGCACGATTTCGTCAACAGTGGTTCCCACTTCGCGGGCGGCAGATGAAACTCTTGCTGCGGTGGTAGCTTGTGTAGTGTAATATCCGGTCCGAGCAGTAGCGATACATGATCGAACATATCCACCAGTGCCGATGCTTCATTTATCAACTTCGATACTGCTCGGTGTTGTCTGTCGCTCCACGTAACTGTCTTTTGATTGGGTGCGCGAGGTCTTCGCGGTGGTACGGGTGAAAGACGCATGTTAGCCACCCTTGATCCAATCACTAGATCCTTAAACTCTGCCCACGGACGATCGCCTTCACCGATCGGTCGACGCGGTAGCTCACGGGGAACGTAGCTTTCCGACTCTTCGTCGGAAAAGTCCAGATTTTGCCAAGCAGCGAATGTGGGCGTTTCTAGCAAGGTTGCGGTACGGTGTGGAGATGGATCACCGTCAACAGTTATCACTTATCAGATCTGGCGTATTCGTTTCTTTCATACTATCACTACCACTCTGAGATGAGCATGGTTCGGTAGGATCGTGCCCAAAACTTTCCCCGTGTGGTTCTAACTCGGTGGAGAGcaatatgatttgtttttgtcccGATTCCTGCTTTCTTCCTTCTATTTCTAAATGATCTTCCTCTGAAGAGAGTTTAAACGAGTGAGCAATCGGATTAGTCTGATGATCGATCGGTTCTAGGAACTTTCGGAACGATATTCCACTCCGAGGAATGGCGGTCTGTGTACCGCTTTCGCACGTTTCCACACCATCCGTCATTTGCGCCACGGAATGCGTAAGTATCACTaaaagaaaaccgaaacaaattAAGATAAGCGTGCGTTTGCGGCGATATCCGAGCCACATACGGTTGCCAACTTCACGTATGACCAGATTGCCATCGGTCAATATTTCTTCATCCACCATCGGAATCAAATCGGTCTGCTCGTCGGTGGACACTTCCTTCATCAGTTTCGTATGGACCGGATCCGTCTGCACAACTGCATTGACGCGACGCATACGCCTGAAACGATGCAAACCTCGTATAGTAAACCACACACAACCACGCTCGCTACTCGGGGACGCAGCTTAGGAGCTATTTTTGGATTCCATCTCCATAAATAGAACTGCATTCCCTCGCATTCGAAAACTGAAGCAATATCTAGCACACTCACTTGGAAGCCTCAAGTAGCCGCGCTTTTATGTCTGGTTTGGGTGGTGGCGGTACAGCAGTGAGACTTGCGGGACGCCATGGTGGTCTTTCTCGGGCCATCGAGACTCCCGCCGCAGTCGGTTCGTCTTTCGGTGGTTTCTTTACCACTTTGGTTATTCCAATAGATctgaacgaaaacaaatcattgttGAACAACTGAATTCCCGAAAAACGCGCCCTTACGTCCTGCACGTACCTGAGTGAGGTGTGTGAAGTAGCAGCTGAGATAACCAACGATTCATCACTGGCGGCACTCTGTGTTTCATCCGACGACACTACGCTACCGGGAGATTTACTCATTGTTGGACACGTGTATTTACACTATCACAGCAAAGTTGTAACTTGTCTGCACCAGCTGTACGAATGTTTAATCGATTTCTGTAATTTCTGTCACACCCGCGCTAGGCATACGCAACGATTCACTCAATGCGCCACATTTATGCGTGCTGCTACCAGCAAACAGCTTGCAGATATTGACGCCTACTTCGTCGTCCGTTGTGAACTGTTGCAGAATCAAACAACACTAGTTCGTATAACCTAGCAGGCGCTTCTGAATCCAAAAGCAATGCGTGCGTACGCGATGCTAGCTCTAGCATTGGCGTAGGGTTGCGCGGGAAAATCGTAGCAGCATTACACGCGGTCACGAGGCAAAGTTCGTGGGTGATATTGATTTTCTACTTTACACGTTCCACGCTACTACACGCGCGGGTACAGCGAGCATGTGCATGCACTGGGGTTAAAGTTGGGTTGCCTTGTAAATCCCTATGCATACACCAGTATAAAATGTAATGGACTGAAAGATAATCAACCGAGAACgaaaaatgattgtttaaaTATCTATCTAATTAATCGGATATTTATCTGCACTATTGCATGAAAGCATTGAATAGAAACGAAGagcaaataactttttcagtACAGTATTGCTTATTTACTTTAATGCTATATATTTATTAGCCGCATCTCTACTAATTAGAGTAAAATAACGCGAAATGTCGCAACACATCCTTGTTGTAGTCATCCAGCGTTGGCTTACCGACGATATAATCGCACTGCGAGTACAGATCGAACGGCGCCTTGCGGAACCACATGTTACGATCCGTGGACGAGTTTAGATCCAGCGTGTTCAACTGGTACACGCTAAAGTGGAACGTCTTGCTGTCGGTTTGCACCGCCTGCACCGTGATTGGATTCGGTAGCGCTTTTACGTCCTCACCGTACAATTGGCGGGCccgggcagcagcaacagcgaacGCTTTCATCATCGTTCGTCCTTCGACTTGATCACGCGACACTGGTAGTTCTGTGGCATTCTTTACATCGCCCGGTGAACAGTGTATGAGAATGGTGTGTGGATGGGAAAGCTTGTAATTACGACTGATAGCTGCAAAGGACAGCGAGAATGCATTACACGGTTTGTTGCGGTAGCGATTGGGGCAAACTTACGATAATCGTTCCTCCAGTCGTAGATGTTCTGCACCGGTATGGAAACCGTTTCCTTTAGAGGAAACAGATTGGGTAACTCAAGATCCATTGGCCGATAAATGGATGTATCCAGCGGTTTCAATGGTTCGTGCGATATTATCATCGATTCCGCTTTCGTGTCCAACAGTACTCGctcattttcttttaccacGGGAACTAAAAATCGAGCATTGTAAACTACTTTGCGATTCGCATTTACAGATCGGCCAGTGAAACGTTCACAGTGTGTAACCAGCTTCGATAGTATCAGTTGGCTGAAAGAACAGAAGAGTCCGTAAGCAATTGTATACATGTCGAAAGCAGTGCTCTACTCACTTCCTCCGGCCCTCGGATATGCCATACATGCGCGGTAGCTTGTAGGCTGGACGATCCGGGACCTTTACGAGGGCAGTTTTCACCTGCTCCGTGTCGAAAACCAGTGCCGACAGTACGGCTTGctgcatcgatcgatcgagctGGGTTGCTATTTTCGTTTGCTCTAGCTTTTCCTCCAATTTTAAAGGcaaatcatcaaacacaaCCGTGTTCAGTAGACTCTGTGCCTGACGCACGCCTTCCAGCAGCACATTCGTGTCACCATACACATACGCTGGTTCCGACTGCCACAGGGGATGCGTTTCATTAAAGGG
Proteins encoded in this window:
- the LOC125765013 gene encoding uncharacterized protein CG45076 yields the protein MVYESDFYTTRRVGSSYTRPTISSYTVTTPLRYSGVPRFNTITTTTTTYRAPMPYVAHKRLVPVTRVVTSPPRIVVSPMRVLGSPVRVISSPVRVFGSPVRTVRAIRSPARVIVSPARVVTIRSPYLRPSIINKEFDRIERKYRASPVSSALEQYYNSPSYLEFEDEKRDIRNSTALLLRQLNDPVPRLMAPVAQAAPEPNPKKWVYDPFSTHNRLNSDTYVKSHITDPIRSVRNDIEAMARYHSPASRYVVGKLNPVRPTRKFNNPKLYDDPTDSKLKDKQEKIERVAELNKVRYEPVNLEKERLKLLDEAKKKEEAAAEREKIRQEEQARKEEEARLAAEEAERRRIEEERLAEEARLAEEARLAEEARLAEEARIAEEERLVEEAKKAEEKKKKAAEKKKKEEEDKKKKDAEEKKRKEEEEKKRKEEEEKKRKEEEERKRKEAEEAARKAAEEEAARKAAEEEAARKAAEEEEARKVAEEEARKAAEEEQSRITEAQKVREDELARLNELEKQAIEENNEELAKEIAELKAIAQSDEELLKRQAAKLEETGAPAEGEAAPAEEGAPAEAEAAPAEEAPAVEAATTEESKTEESPAAAE
- the LOC125765174 gene encoding uncharacterized protein LOC125765174; its protein translation is MIFTRMISTLLFASGLFLPLTYGLECYSCSTDNSDLDCDNLATLEKVTCKPFSATNHPVQPVCGYKRLIPSSNGSPERIWRGCAVSGECALLSRQGNEAFNSVFRMSACEECEQEDCNAPKNHGTIVRHGYLTWYTVSTLVVINVVLLKMGLTLDK
- the LOC125765062 gene encoding LOW QUALITY PROTEIN: uncharacterized protein LOC125765062 (The sequence of the model RefSeq protein was modified relative to this genomic sequence to represent the inferred CDS: deleted 1 base in 1 codon), whose translation is MSKSPGSVVSSDETQSAASDESLVISAATSHTSLRSIGITKVVKKPPKDEPTAAGVSMARERPPWRPASLTAVPPPPKPDIKARLLEASKRMRRVNAVVQTDPVHTKLMKEVSTDEQTDLIPMVDEEILTDGNLVIREVGNLILTHSVAQMTDGVETCESGTQTAIPRSGISFRKFLEPIDHQTNPIAHSFKLSSEEDHLEIEGRKQESGQKQIILLSTELEPHGESFGHDPTEPCSSQSGSDSMKETNTPDLISDNCDGDPSPHRTATLLETPTFAAWQNLDFSDEESESYVPRELPRRPIGEGDRPWAEFKDLVIGSRVANMRLSPVPPRRPRAPNQKTVTWSDRQHRAVSKLINEASALVDMFDHVSLLLGPDITLHKLPPQQEFHLPPAKWEPLLTKSCDLLEEKLAQVRHLSLSDFESQGFPMEPKVPSNISPILSDVGPEDI
- the LOC125765082 gene encoding 39S ribosomal protein L37, mitochondrial; this translates as MRLTNTLLRQHIGFHFKKHWLQQGKRVPNSTGAEEELAARGVVVVDPAEVLKERRPREEFHIPGMVPPPVPFNETHPLWQSEPAYVYGDTNVLLEGVRQAQSLLNTVVFDDLPLKLEEKLEQTKIATQLDRSMQQAVLSALVFDTEQVKTALVKVPDRPAYKLPRMYGISEGRRNQLILSKLVTHCERFTGRSVNANRKVVYNARFLVPVVKENERVLLDTKAESMIISHEPLKPLDTSIYRPMDLELPNLFPLKETVSIPVQNIYDWRNDYPISRNYKLSHPHTILIHCSPGDVKNATELPVSRDQVEGRTMMKAFAVAAARARQLYGEDVKALPNPITVQAVQTDSKTFHFSVYQLNTLDLNSSTDRNMWFRKAPFDLYSQCDYIVGKPTLDDYNKDVLRHFALFYSN